A part of Streptomyces sp. NBC_00557 genomic DNA contains:
- a CDS encoding response regulator codes for MTRVLVVDDEPQIVRALVINLKARKYEVDAAPDGRTALDIAASRHPDVVVLDLGLPDMDGVEVIRGLRGWTRVPILVLSARHSSDEKVEALDAGADDYVTKPFGMDELLARLRAAVRRAEPAGPGEDDLTSVETEGFTVDLAAKKVNRAGRDVRLTPTEWHLLEVLVRNTGRLVSQKQLLQEVWGPSYGTETNYLRVYMAQLRRKLETDPSHPKHFITEPGMGYRFEK; via the coding sequence ATGACCCGGGTGCTCGTGGTCGACGACGAGCCGCAGATCGTGCGCGCCCTCGTGATCAACCTCAAGGCGCGCAAGTACGAGGTCGACGCGGCGCCCGACGGCCGTACCGCCCTGGACATCGCCGCCTCCCGGCACCCCGACGTGGTCGTGCTCGACCTGGGTCTGCCCGACATGGACGGCGTCGAGGTGATCAGGGGCCTGCGCGGCTGGACCCGGGTGCCCATCCTGGTGCTGTCCGCGCGGCACTCCTCGGACGAGAAGGTGGAGGCGCTGGACGCGGGCGCGGACGACTACGTCACCAAGCCGTTCGGGATGGACGAGCTGCTGGCCCGGCTGCGGGCCGCCGTGCGGCGCGCCGAACCGGCCGGGCCCGGCGAGGACGACCTGACGTCCGTCGAGACGGAGGGCTTCACCGTCGACCTGGCGGCGAAGAAGGTCAACCGGGCCGGCCGGGACGTCCGGCTCACCCCGACCGAGTGGCACCTGCTGGAGGTCCTCGTCCGCAACACCGGCCGCCTGGTCAGCCAGAAGCAGCTGCTGCAGGAGGTGTGGGGCCCCTCGTACGGCACCGAGACCAACTACCTGCGCGTGTACATGGCCCAGCTGCGCCGGAAGCTGGAGACGGACCCGTCACACCCGAAGCACTTCATCACGGAGCCGGGTATGGGGTACCGGTTCGAGAAGTGA
- a CDS encoding OB-fold nucleic acid binding domain-containing protein, whose product MSAVPRSEKPAGRFRRMLDRLSSSQEDLESEELREDAETTGCTKIGDCHDRQIVTVTGTLRTVTLRPRAGVPALEAELFDGSAALDVVWLGRRSIVGIEPGRRLIASGRISMSRGRRVLFNPKYELRPLGRE is encoded by the coding sequence ATGAGTGCTGTTCCTCGATCCGAAAAGCCGGCCGGCCGGTTCCGGCGCATGCTCGACCGGCTCTCCTCGTCACAGGAGGACCTGGAGTCCGAGGAGCTGCGCGAGGACGCCGAGACCACGGGCTGCACGAAGATCGGCGACTGCCACGACCGGCAGATCGTCACCGTAACTGGTACCTTGCGCACGGTCACCCTGCGTCCGCGGGCCGGGGTCCCGGCGCTCGAGGCCGAGCTGTTCGACGGTTCCGCCGCGCTGGACGTGGTGTGGCTCGGCAGGCGTTCCATCGTGGGCATAGAGCCGGGACGCAGGCTGATCGCATCGGGCCGGATCTCGATGAGCCGGGGCCGCCGGGTGCTGTTCAACCCGAAATACGAACTGCGACCCCTCGGACGGGAGTAG
- a CDS encoding inositol monophosphatase family protein, protein MTDPLHRELLELAQEAARRAGDLLRDGRPADLAVARTKSSPIDVVTEMDIAAEKLITDLISGHRPDDGFLGEEGASVAGSSGVRWVIDPLDGTVNYLYGLPTWAVSVAAEQDGETVVGVVAAPMRGETYHAVRGAGAWATGAWEGERALVCRPAPPLEQALVSTGFNYVTEVRTHQAEVAARLIPLLRDIRRGGSAAVDLCDVACGRLDGYYERGLNAWDFAAGDLIAREAGALVGGRPGEGPSRELTVAGSPGVFEPLQRLLEDFGAWHD, encoded by the coding sequence GTGACCGATCCCCTGCACCGGGAACTGCTGGAACTGGCCCAGGAGGCCGCCCGCCGCGCCGGTGACCTGCTGCGGGACGGCAGACCGGCCGACCTCGCCGTGGCGAGGACCAAGTCGAGCCCGATCGACGTGGTCACCGAGATGGACATCGCGGCCGAGAAGCTGATCACCGATCTGATCTCCGGCCACCGCCCCGACGACGGCTTCCTCGGCGAGGAGGGCGCGTCCGTGGCGGGCAGCAGCGGCGTGCGCTGGGTGATCGACCCGCTCGACGGCACGGTGAACTACCTGTACGGCCTGCCGACCTGGGCGGTGTCCGTCGCCGCCGAGCAGGACGGGGAGACGGTCGTCGGAGTGGTCGCGGCTCCGATGCGCGGCGAGACGTACCACGCCGTGCGTGGGGCAGGGGCGTGGGCCACCGGCGCGTGGGAGGGCGAGCGGGCGCTCGTCTGCCGTCCCGCGCCCCCGCTGGAGCAGGCCCTGGTCTCCACCGGCTTCAACTACGTCACCGAGGTCCGCACCCACCAGGCCGAGGTCGCCGCCCGGCTGATCCCGCTGCTGCGCGACATCCGGCGCGGCGGCTCGGCGGCGGTCGACCTGTGCGACGTGGCCTGCGGCCGGCTCGACGGGTACTACGAGCGCGGGCTCAACGCGTGGGACTTCGCCGCGGGCGACCTGATCGCCCGGGAGGCGGGCGCGCTGGTCGGCGGGCGGCCCGGAGAGGGGCCGTCGCGGGAGCTGACCGTCGCCGGGTCGCCGGGCGTGTTCGAGCCCCTCCAGCGGCTGCTGGAGGACTTCGGCGCCTGGCACGACTGA
- a CDS encoding ABC transporter ATP-binding protein, which yields MAQVVTETMVRVEDVHKSYGAGAGAVHALRGVSLEVRRGELVALKGRSGSGKTTLLNIVGGLDTPDRGQVEVDGLRLGELGESELLRLRRDRIGFVFQSFGLIPILTAAENVGVPLRLRRADPREREERVELLLSLVGLAGHAAQRPGELSGGQQQRVAIARALANRPALIVADEPTGQLDAETGHAVMELLRAVVRSEQVTALVATHDATLLDLADRVLELHDGEIAEH from the coding sequence ATGGCGCAGGTGGTTACCGAGACCATGGTGCGGGTCGAGGATGTCCACAAGTCGTACGGGGCGGGCGCCGGGGCCGTGCACGCGTTGCGCGGGGTTTCGCTGGAGGTGCGGCGCGGGGAGCTCGTCGCGCTCAAGGGGCGCTCGGGGTCCGGGAAGACCACCCTGCTGAACATCGTCGGCGGGCTCGACACGCCCGATCGCGGCCAGGTCGAGGTCGACGGGCTGCGGCTGGGGGAGCTGGGCGAGAGCGAGCTGCTGCGGCTGCGCCGGGACCGGATCGGGTTCGTCTTCCAGTCCTTCGGGCTCATCCCCATCCTCACCGCGGCCGAGAACGTCGGCGTGCCGCTGCGGCTGCGCCGCGCCGACCCGCGCGAGCGCGAGGAGCGCGTGGAGCTGCTGCTGTCCCTGGTGGGCCTCGCCGGGCACGCGGCCCAGCGGCCCGGCGAGCTGTCCGGCGGCCAGCAGCAGCGGGTCGCCATCGCCCGCGCCCTCGCCAACCGGCCGGCCCTGATCGTCGCCGACGAACCGACCGGCCAGCTCGACGCCGAGACCGGGCACGCCGTGATGGAGCTGCTGCGGGCCGTCGTCCGCAGCGAGCAGGTCACCGCGCTGGTCGCCACCCACGACGCGACCCTGCTGGACCTGGCCGACCGGGTGCTGGAACTGCACGACGGCGAGATCGCCGAGCACTGA
- a CDS encoding DUF3093 domain-containing protein, whose protein sequence is MQLSATPYEERLTAPRSWWLISFLVGVSFALILLPFGTLPLLGGLVGGTAAAAVVASAYGSPRIRVVGGSLIAGEAKIPVSALGEAEVLDAEEARAWRTYKADTRAFLLLRGYIPTALRVEVTDPEDPTPYLYLSTREPEKLAAAIEAARTADA, encoded by the coding sequence ATGCAGCTCTCCGCCACCCCCTACGAAGAACGCCTCACCGCCCCGCGCTCGTGGTGGCTGATCAGCTTTCTCGTGGGCGTCTCCTTCGCCCTGATCCTGCTTCCGTTCGGCACCCTGCCGCTGCTCGGCGGCCTGGTCGGCGGTACGGCCGCGGCGGCCGTCGTGGCCAGCGCGTACGGCTCGCCGCGCATCCGCGTCGTGGGCGGCTCGCTGATCGCGGGCGAGGCGAAGATCCCGGTGTCGGCGCTGGGCGAGGCGGAGGTGCTGGACGCGGAGGAGGCCCGCGCCTGGCGGACGTACAAGGCCGACACCCGGGCGTTCCTGCTGCTGCGCGGCTACATCCCGACGGCGCTCCGGGTGGAGGTCACGGACCCCGAGGACCCGACGCCGTACCTGTATCTGTCGACGCGGGAGCCGGAGAAGCTGGCGGCGGCGATCGAGGCGGCGCGCACGGCGGACGCCTGA
- a CDS encoding response regulator transcription factor produces MRVLVVEDEQLLADAVATGLRREAMAVDVVYDGAAALERIGVNDYDVVVLDRDLPLVHGDDVCRKIVELGMPTRVLMLTASGDVSDRVEGLEIGADDYLPKPFAFSELIARVRALGRRTSVPLPPVLERAGIKLDPNRREVFRDGKEIQLAPKEFAVLEVLMRSEGAVVSAEQLLEKAWDENTDPFTNVVRVTVMTLRRKLGEPPVIVTVPGSGYRI; encoded by the coding sequence GTGCGCGTACTCGTCGTCGAGGACGAGCAGCTGCTCGCCGATGCGGTGGCCACCGGACTGCGCCGGGAGGCCATGGCCGTCGACGTCGTGTACGACGGTGCGGCCGCCCTGGAGCGCATCGGCGTCAACGACTACGACGTGGTCGTCCTCGACCGCGACCTCCCGCTGGTGCACGGCGACGACGTCTGCCGCAAGATCGTCGAGCTGGGCATGCCCACGCGCGTGCTGATGCTCACCGCCTCCGGTGACGTCAGCGACCGGGTGGAGGGCCTGGAGATCGGCGCCGACGACTACCTGCCCAAGCCCTTCGCGTTCAGCGAGCTGATCGCGCGCGTGCGCGCCCTCGGCCGCCGTACGAGCGTGCCCCTGCCGCCCGTCCTGGAGCGCGCCGGCATCAAGCTGGACCCGAACCGCCGCGAGGTCTTCCGGGACGGCAAGGAGATCCAGCTGGCACCCAAGGAGTTCGCGGTGCTGGAGGTGCTCATGCGCAGCGAGGGCGCGGTCGTCTCGGCCGAGCAGCTGCTGGAGAAGGCCTGGGACGAGAACACCGACCCGTTCACCAACGTCGTGCGCGTCACCGTGATGACCCTGCGGCGCAAGCTGGGCGAGCCTCCGGTGATCGTCACCGTCCCCGGCTCCGGCTACCGGATCTGA
- a CDS encoding DUF4193 domain-containing protein, which yields MATDYDTPRKTDDDVDSDSLEELKARRNDKTTSSVDVDEFEAAEGLELPGADLSNEELAVRVLPKQQDEFTCMSCFLVHHRSQLAREKNGQPICRDCD from the coding sequence ATGGCAACCGACTACGACACTCCACGCAAGACCGACGACGACGTCGACTCGGACAGCCTTGAAGAACTGAAGGCCCGGCGGAACGACAAGACCACCTCGTCGGTCGACGTCGACGAGTTCGAGGCCGCCGAGGGCCTCGAGCTGCCCGGCGCCGACCTCTCGAACGAGGAGCTGGCCGTCCGGGTGCTGCCCAAGCAGCAGGACGAGTTCACCTGCATGAGCTGCTTCCTGGTGCACCACCGCAGCCAGCTGGCCCGGGAGAAGAACGGCCAGCCCATCTGCCGCGACTGCGACTGA
- a CDS encoding sensor histidine kinase, translating into MAATPAPPQAPPKPTWDPRRPQPPFPWLRPTIRIRLTLLYGGMFLIAGILLLSIIYLLAAQAISTGNQPLFKIVSGTAIRVSSDNCPAINTTSLPLSEFNDAIAHCVDQQRQAALDDLLSRSLLALLGLAVIAFAFGYAMAGRVLSPLGRITRTARQVAGSDLSRRIELDGPDDELKELADTFDDMLERLERAFTAQQRFVGNASHELRTPLAINRTLLEVHLSDPNAPVELQQLGKTLLATNERSEQLVEGLLLLARSDNQIVERKPVDLAEVATQAIDQVRAEADAKGVKIRGERKPVVVQGNGVLLERIALNLVQNAVRYNVPEDGWVEVHTEVQHGQAVLTVTNSGPVVPAYEIDNLFEPFRRLRTERTGSDKGVGLGLSIARSVARAHGGHIGGQPREGGGLVMRVTLPL; encoded by the coding sequence ATGGCCGCCACCCCCGCGCCGCCCCAGGCGCCCCCGAAGCCCACCTGGGACCCCAGAAGGCCGCAACCGCCCTTCCCGTGGCTGCGCCCGACCATCCGCATACGGCTCACGCTCCTGTACGGCGGCATGTTCCTGATCGCCGGCATCCTGCTGCTGTCGATCATCTACCTGCTGGCCGCACAGGCGATCAGCACGGGCAACCAGCCGCTGTTCAAGATCGTGAGCGGCACGGCGATCCGGGTCTCCAGCGACAACTGCCCGGCGATCAACACCACCAGCCTGCCGCTGTCGGAGTTCAACGACGCGATCGCGCACTGCGTCGACCAGCAGCGCCAGGCCGCCCTGGACGATCTGCTCAGCCGCTCGCTGCTGGCCCTGCTGGGCCTCGCCGTGATCGCCTTCGCGTTCGGTTACGCGATGGCGGGCCGCGTGCTGTCCCCGCTCGGCCGGATCACCCGCACCGCCCGCCAGGTGGCCGGTTCCGATCTGTCCCGCCGGATCGAGCTGGACGGCCCGGACGACGAGCTGAAGGAGCTCGCGGACACCTTCGACGACATGCTGGAGCGGCTCGAGCGGGCCTTCACCGCCCAGCAGCGCTTCGTCGGCAACGCCTCGCACGAGCTGCGCACCCCGCTCGCGATCAACAGAACGCTCCTCGAGGTGCACCTGTCCGATCCGAACGCGCCGGTGGAGCTGCAGCAGCTCGGCAAGACCCTGCTCGCCACCAACGAGCGCAGCGAGCAGCTGGTCGAGGGGCTGCTGCTGCTCGCCCGCAGCGACAACCAGATCGTCGAGCGCAAGCCCGTCGACCTGGCGGAGGTCGCCACCCAGGCCATCGACCAGGTGCGCGCCGAGGCCGACGCCAAGGGCGTGAAGATCCGCGGCGAGCGCAAGCCCGTCGTGGTGCAGGGCAACGGCGTGCTGCTGGAGCGGATCGCGCTGAACCTGGTGCAGAACGCGGTGCGGTACAACGTGCCGGAGGACGGCTGGGTGGAGGTGCACACGGAGGTCCAGCACGGCCAGGCGGTGCTGACCGTCACCAACTCCGGACCAGTGGTTCCGGCGTACGAGATCGACAACCTCTTCGAGCCCTTCAGACGGCTCCGTACGGAGCGCACGGGCAGCGACAAGGGTGTGGGTCTCGGCCTGTCCATCGCCCGGTCCGTGGCCCGCGCGCACGGCGGCCACATCGGCGGGCAGCCCCGCGAGGGCGGGGGGCTGGTGATGCGGGTCACCCTCCCGCTGTGA
- a CDS encoding DUF3159 domain-containing protein produces MTSLDKPTEGTDQTTSDDARAVTEAALFEAFGGVRGMVETVVPGLLFVAIFTVNKNLHVSALAALAVSLVLVVVRLAMKDTVKHAFSGVFGVAFGVVFAMFTGNAKDFYLPGMLYTLGLALAYIVTTLAGVPLIGLILGPVFKENLSWRTRNPGRKKAYAKASWAWGLILLAKCAILFPLYWWSDTTRLGWVLVALKIPPFLLAVWLTWVFLAKAPAPIDVFAEMEAEEKAEQERKAALSDSGETPGGRHRREA; encoded by the coding sequence GTGACGTCCCTCGACAAGCCGACCGAAGGCACCGACCAGACCACGTCGGACGACGCTCGCGCGGTGACCGAGGCAGCGCTTTTCGAGGCGTTCGGCGGTGTCCGCGGCATGGTGGAGACGGTCGTGCCGGGACTGCTGTTCGTCGCGATCTTCACGGTGAACAAGAACCTGCACGTGTCGGCGCTCGCCGCGCTGGCCGTCTCCCTGGTCCTGGTCGTGGTCCGGCTCGCGATGAAGGACACCGTCAAGCACGCCTTCAGCGGTGTGTTCGGCGTGGCCTTCGGCGTCGTGTTCGCGATGTTCACCGGGAACGCCAAGGACTTCTACCTCCCCGGCATGCTCTACACGCTCGGCCTCGCGCTGGCGTACATCGTCACCACCCTCGCCGGGGTGCCGCTGATCGGTCTGATCCTCGGCCCGGTCTTCAAGGAGAACCTCTCCTGGCGCACCCGCAACCCCGGCCGCAAGAAGGCCTATGCCAAGGCCAGTTGGGCCTGGGGCCTGATCCTGCTCGCCAAGTGCGCGATCCTCTTCCCGCTCTACTGGTGGTCCGACACCACCAGGCTCGGCTGGGTCCTGGTCGCCCTGAAGATCCCCCCGTTCCTGCTGGCCGTGTGGCTCACCTGGGTCTTCCTGGCGAAGGCGCCGGCCCCCATCGACGTCTTCGCCGAGATGGAGGCGGAGGAGAAGGCCGAGCAGGAGCGCAAGGCCGCACTGTCCGACAGCGGCGAGACACCCGGCGGCCGGCACCGCCGCGAGGCCTAG
- a CDS encoding DUF3710 domain-containing protein, with protein sequence MFGRRKKKGAAEDAAGEAEQVVDSVDTEADEVEEVERERVRLEPGPRPDGPWDSSEVRDPGEGRVDLGGLFVPGVDGMELRVEVAGDAIVAATVVLRDSAIQLQAFAAPKREGIWGEVREEIASGITQQGGIVDEVEGPLGWELRAQVPVQLPDGTGGFQVVRFVGVDGPRWFLRGVISGQGAVQPQAAGLLEQIFRDTVVVRGDGPMAPRDPIVLKLPNDAQMVPEGVQQEEGSRFSGGMGQLQRGPEITEVR encoded by the coding sequence GTGTTCGGACGTCGCAAGAAGAAGGGTGCCGCCGAGGACGCGGCCGGCGAGGCCGAGCAGGTCGTCGACAGCGTCGACACCGAGGCGGACGAGGTGGAAGAGGTCGAGCGCGAGCGCGTCCGGCTGGAGCCCGGGCCCCGGCCCGACGGGCCGTGGGACAGCAGCGAGGTGCGCGACCCCGGCGAGGGCCGCGTGGACCTGGGCGGTCTGTTCGTGCCGGGCGTCGACGGCATGGAGCTCCGGGTGGAGGTCGCCGGTGACGCGATCGTCGCCGCGACCGTCGTGCTGCGCGACAGCGCCATCCAGCTCCAGGCCTTCGCCGCGCCCAAGCGCGAGGGCATCTGGGGCGAGGTCCGCGAGGAGATCGCCTCCGGGATCACCCAGCAGGGTGGCATCGTCGACGAGGTCGAGGGCCCGCTCGGCTGGGAGCTGCGCGCCCAGGTGCCGGTGCAGCTGCCCGACGGCACCGGCGGCTTCCAGGTCGTGCGGTTCGTCGGTGTGGACGGCCCGCGCTGGTTCCTGCGCGGCGTGATCTCCGGGCAGGGCGCGGTGCAGCCGCAGGCGGCCGGGCTGCTGGAGCAGATCTTCCGCGACACGGTCGTGGTCCGCGGCGACGGCCCGATGGCGCCCCGCGACCCGATCGTCCTGAAGCTGCCCAACGACGCGCAGATGGTGCCCGAGGGGGTCCAGCAGGAGGAGGGCTCGCGCTTCTCCGGCGGGATGGGGCAGCTGCAGCGGGGGCCTGAGATCACGGAAGTCCGCTAG
- a CDS encoding sensor histidine kinase KdpD has protein sequence MARGKLRIYLGAAPGVGKTYAMLSEAHRRVERGTDCVVGFVEHYGRPRTEVMLHGLEQVPRRQLEYRGTVFAEMDVDAVLRRAPAVALVDELAHTNVPGSRNAKRWQDVEDLLAAGIDVISTVNIQHLESLGDVVESITGVRQRETVPDEVVRRADQIELVDMSPEALRRRMAHGNIYQPDKVDAALSNYFRPGNLTALRELALLWVADRVDEYLTAYRSEHRVSRIWGSRERIVVGLTGGPEGRTLIRRAARLAEKGAGGEVLAVYIARSDGLTAASPKELAVQRTLVEDLGGTFHHVVGDDIPAALLDFARGVNATQIVLGSSRRKAWQYVFGPGVGATVARESGPDLDVHIVTHEEVAKGRGLPVARGGRLGRARIIWGWAVGLAGPAVLAVLLNTVDLGLANDMLLFLAVTVAAALLGGLLPALASAAFGSLLLNYFYTPPLHRLTIADPKNIVAIAIFFGVGMSVASVVDLAARRTHQAARLRAESEILSFLAGNVLRGETSLEELLERVRETFAMESAALLERASDVEPWTCAGRAGYGRPLERPEDADVDMPVGDHLALALTGRVLPAEDRRVLAAFAAQAAVALDRRRLQQEADQARALAEGNRIRTALLAAVSHDLRTPLAGIKASVTSLRSDDVEWSDEDRAELLEAIEEGADRLDHLVGNLLDMSRLQTGTVTPLIREIDVDEVVPMALGGVPEDSVELDVPETLPMVQADPGLLERSVANLVENAVKYSPRGRTVLVSASAMAGRVEVRVVDRGPGVPDDAKERIFEPFQRYGDAPRGAGVGLGLAVARGFAEAMGGTLHAEDTPGGGLTMVLSLRAAGSDSGPVDGRRDIAERERQTTP, from the coding sequence ATGGCACGCGGCAAGCTGCGGATCTACCTCGGTGCGGCACCGGGCGTCGGCAAGACCTACGCCATGCTCTCCGAGGCGCACCGCCGTGTGGAGCGGGGCACCGACTGCGTGGTGGGCTTCGTCGAGCACTACGGCCGGCCGCGCACCGAGGTGATGCTGCACGGCCTGGAGCAGGTGCCGCGCCGGCAGCTGGAGTACCGGGGGACCGTCTTCGCCGAGATGGACGTCGACGCCGTGCTGCGCCGGGCGCCCGCCGTCGCCCTGGTCGACGAACTCGCCCACACGAACGTCCCCGGCTCCCGCAACGCCAAGCGCTGGCAGGACGTCGAGGACCTGCTCGCCGCCGGCATCGACGTGATCTCCACCGTCAACATCCAGCACCTGGAGTCACTCGGCGACGTGGTCGAGTCGATCACGGGGGTGCGGCAGCGCGAGACCGTGCCGGACGAGGTCGTACGGCGGGCCGACCAGATCGAGCTGGTCGACATGTCGCCCGAAGCCCTGCGCCGCCGCATGGCGCACGGCAACATCTACCAGCCGGACAAGGTCGACGCGGCCTTGTCCAACTACTTCCGGCCCGGAAACCTGACCGCCCTGCGCGAGCTGGCCCTGCTGTGGGTGGCCGACCGGGTCGACGAGTACCTGACCGCCTACCGCAGCGAGCACCGGGTCTCCAGGATCTGGGGCTCCCGCGAGCGGATCGTCGTCGGGCTGACCGGCGGCCCCGAGGGGCGCACCCTGATCCGCCGGGCCGCGCGGCTCGCCGAGAAGGGCGCGGGCGGCGAGGTGCTCGCCGTGTACATAGCCCGCAGCGACGGGCTGACCGCCGCCTCCCCGAAGGAACTGGCCGTCCAGCGCACCCTCGTGGAGGACCTGGGCGGAACGTTCCATCATGTGGTGGGCGACGACATACCGGCCGCGCTGCTGGACTTCGCGCGCGGCGTCAACGCCACCCAGATCGTGCTGGGCTCCTCGCGCCGCAAGGCCTGGCAGTACGTCTTCGGGCCCGGCGTCGGCGCCACGGTCGCCCGGGAGTCCGGACCCGACCTCGACGTCCACATCGTCACCCACGAGGAGGTCGCCAAGGGCCGCGGACTGCCCGTGGCCCGGGGCGGACGGCTCGGACGCGCCCGGATCATCTGGGGCTGGGCGGTGGGCCTGGCGGGCCCCGCGGTTCTCGCGGTGCTGCTGAACACCGTCGACCTCGGCCTCGCCAACGACATGCTGCTGTTCCTCGCCGTCACCGTCGCGGCGGCGCTGCTCGGCGGCCTGCTGCCCGCCCTCGCCTCGGCGGCCTTCGGCTCGCTGCTGCTGAACTACTTCTACACCCCGCCGCTGCACCGCCTCACCATCGCCGACCCCAAGAACATCGTCGCCATCGCGATCTTCTTCGGCGTCGGCATGTCGGTCGCCTCGGTGGTGGACCTCGCCGCCCGGCGCACCCACCAGGCCGCCCGGCTGCGCGCCGAGTCGGAGATCCTCTCCTTCCTCGCCGGCAACGTGCTGCGCGGCGAGACCAGCCTGGAGGAACTGCTCGAGCGGGTCCGCGAGACCTTCGCCATGGAGTCGGCCGCGCTGCTGGAGCGGGCGAGCGACGTCGAGCCGTGGACCTGCGCCGGGCGGGCCGGCTACGGCCGGCCCCTGGAGCGGCCCGAGGACGCCGACGTGGACATGCCCGTCGGCGACCACCTGGCGCTCGCGCTCACCGGCCGGGTGCTGCCCGCCGAGGACCGCCGGGTGCTCGCCGCGTTCGCCGCACAGGCCGCCGTCGCCCTGGACCGCCGGCGCCTTCAGCAGGAGGCCGACCAGGCCCGCGCGCTCGCCGAGGGCAACCGCATCCGCACCGCCCTGCTCGCCGCCGTCAGCCACGACCTGCGCACCCCGCTGGCCGGCATCAAGGCCTCCGTGACCTCGCTCCGGTCGGACGACGTCGAATGGTCGGACGAGGACCGGGCGGAGCTGCTGGAGGCCATCGAGGAGGGCGCCGACCGGCTGGACCACCTCGTCGGCAACCTCCTCGACATGTCCCGTCTGCAGACCGGCACGGTCACCCCGCTGATCCGCGAGATCGACGTGGACGAGGTCGTGCCGATGGCGCTCGGCGGCGTGCCCGAGGACAGCGTCGAGCTGGACGTGCCCGAGACCCTGCCGATGGTCCAGGCCGACCCCGGGCTGCTGGAGCGGTCCGTGGCCAACCTGGTGGAGAACGCCGTCAAGTACAGCCCGCGCGGCCGCACCGTGCTGGTCTCGGCGAGCGCCATGGCCGGCCGGGTCGAGGTGCGGGTCGTGGACCGGGGACCGGGCGTGCCGGACGACGCCAAGGAGCGGATATTCGAGCCCTTCCAGCGGTACGGTGACGCCCCGCGCGGCGCCGGGGTCGGGCTCGGGCTGGCGGTCGCCCGGGGCTTCGCCGAGGCCATGGGCGGCACCCTGCACGCCGAGGACACGCCGGGCGGCGGACTCACCATGGTCCTGAGCCTGCGGGCGGCAGGATCGGATTCCGGGCCCGTGGACGGGCGCCGGGACATCGCGGAACGAGAAAGGCAGACGACTCCATGA
- the dut gene encoding dUTP diphosphatase, translating into MSRSPLDVLIRRVDPDVPLPAYEHPGDAGADLRTTEACELKPGERAVLPTGVSIALPDGYAAFVHPRSGLAARCGVALVNAPGTVDAGYRGEIKVIVVNLDPRESVRFERFDRIAQLVVQQVERVRFREVAELPGSARAEGGFGSTGGHAAVGGESGTSGQAAKGGPTGGNRYASVVSDREGQ; encoded by the coding sequence GTGAGCCGTAGCCCGCTCGACGTACTGATCCGGCGCGTCGACCCCGACGTGCCGCTGCCCGCCTACGAGCATCCGGGGGACGCCGGAGCCGATCTGCGCACCACCGAGGCGTGCGAGCTGAAGCCCGGTGAGCGGGCCGTGCTGCCCACGGGTGTGTCGATCGCCCTGCCCGACGGGTACGCGGCCTTCGTGCATCCGCGTTCCGGTCTCGCCGCCCGCTGCGGTGTCGCCCTCGTGAATGCCCCGGGGACGGTGGATGCCGGGTACCGTGGGGAGATCAAGGTGATCGTGGTGAATCTCGACCCGCGCGAGTCCGTGCGGTTCGAGCGCTTCGACCGGATCGCCCAACTGGTCGTCCAGCAGGTCGAGAGGGTCCGCTTCCGCGAGGTGGCGGAACTTCCCGGCTCGGCGCGGGCCGAGGGGGGCTTCGGGTCCACCGGCGGTCATGCCGCGGTGGGCGGCGAGAGCGGCACAAGCGGTCAGGCCGCCAAGGGCGGTCCGACGGGTGGGAATCGATACGCTTCGGTCGTATCCGACCGGGAAGGACAGTGA
- a CDS encoding PaaI family thioesterase: MSGSSASLQPPADAVKPVRHPDAPAPGELLGAHYEHCFGCGPGQPHGLHLEARAGDGVSLTAEFTVQSAHQGAPGLAHGGVLATALDETLGSLNWLLRTIAVTGRLETDFVRPVPVGTTLYLEAEVTAVAGRKIYSTATGRLGGPDGPVAVRADALFIEVKVDHFIDHGRREEIQAAMSDPDQIRRARAFEVNP; encoded by the coding sequence GTGAGTGGTAGTTCCGCAAGCCTTCAGCCTCCCGCCGACGCGGTGAAACCGGTACGGCACCCCGACGCGCCCGCGCCCGGAGAACTCCTCGGCGCCCATTACGAACACTGTTTCGGCTGCGGTCCCGGGCAGCCGCACGGACTGCACCTGGAGGCGCGGGCCGGCGACGGCGTCTCGCTGACCGCCGAGTTCACCGTCCAGTCCGCCCATCAGGGCGCCCCGGGCCTCGCGCACGGCGGTGTGCTGGCCACGGCCCTGGACGAGACCCTCGGCTCGCTGAACTGGCTGCTGCGGACCATCGCCGTCACCGGCCGGCTGGAGACCGACTTCGTGCGGCCCGTCCCCGTGGGCACCACGCTGTATCTGGAGGCGGAGGTCACCGCGGTCGCCGGACGCAAGATCTACTCCACGGCCACCGGACGCCTCGGCGGCCCCGACGGACCCGTCGCCGTCCGCGCCGACGCGCTGTTCATCGAGGTCAAGGTCGACCACTTCATCGACCACGGCCGCCGGGAGGAGATCCAGGCCGCCATGAGCGACCCGGACCAGATCCGGCGCGCCCGCGCCTTCGAGGTGAACCCGTGA